From the Pseudomonadota bacterium genome, one window contains:
- a CDS encoding DUF2891 domain-containing protein: MCTTTKNRALRVAIVSLAAALSGCANDEPRAEPAAEAKAAPPSSPDYRDLLRELPAPAERSLDAARAGELAALSLACVDREYPNKPSEILDGDETMRPPRVLHPAFFGCFDWHSSVHGHWALVRLMKTTGFAEEGRAREALEAHFTAERIAGELAYFAEPLSRTYERPYGYGWLLRLAAELRTWDDPDARRWAAILEPLERHVAAALSRYLETLSVPIRDGTHSSTAFALAHAHDYAVATADTGLRELLERRARDFYLADAACPTAFEPSGEDFISPCLAEADLMRRVLPKQELATWLDRFLPPLDAPAFAPLRTAPVVKDREDPRIGHLIGLSLQRAAAYRGIASALEEGDPRRAVLERLAAIHREDGLGKMAGSGYGGEHWLASFAIYLLTDAGPYAASPGVRR; this comes from the coding sequence ATGTGCACGACGACGAAGAACCGCGCCCTGCGCGTCGCGATTGTCTCCCTCGCGGCCGCGCTCTCGGGCTGCGCGAACGACGAGCCGAGAGCGGAACCGGCGGCGGAGGCGAAGGCCGCGCCTCCCTCGTCGCCCGACTACCGCGACCTCCTGCGCGAGCTGCCGGCGCCCGCGGAGCGCAGCCTCGACGCCGCCCGCGCGGGCGAGCTCGCGGCGCTGTCGCTCGCCTGCGTCGATCGCGAGTACCCGAACAAGCCGAGCGAGATCCTGGACGGCGACGAGACGATGCGGCCGCCGCGCGTGCTGCACCCGGCGTTCTTCGGCTGCTTCGACTGGCACTCGTCGGTGCACGGCCACTGGGCGCTGGTGCGGCTCATGAAGACCACCGGCTTCGCGGAAGAGGGGAGGGCGCGGGAGGCTCTCGAGGCGCACTTCACGGCGGAGCGGATCGCGGGCGAGCTCGCGTACTTCGCGGAGCCGCTCAGCAGGACCTACGAACGGCCGTACGGCTACGGGTGGCTCCTGCGGCTCGCGGCGGAGCTGCGCACGTGGGACGATCCGGACGCGCGGCGCTGGGCGGCGATCCTCGAGCCGCTCGAGCGGCACGTCGCGGCGGCGCTGTCGCGCTACCTCGAGACCCTCTCGGTGCCGATCCGCGACGGCACCCACAGCTCGACGGCGTTCGCCCTGGCGCACGCCCACGACTACGCCGTGGCGACCGCCGACACGGGGCTGCGCGAGCTCCTCGAGCGGCGCGCGCGAGACTTCTACCTCGCGGACGCGGCGTGCCCGACCGCCTTCGAGCCCTCGGGCGAGGACTTCATCTCGCCGTGCCTCGCGGAGGCGGATCTCATGCGCCGCGTGCTCCCGAAGCAGGAGCTCGCGACATGGCTCGACAGGTTCCTCCCCCCGCTCGACGCGCCGGCGTTCGCCCCGCTGCGGACGGCTCCCGTCGTGAAGGATCGCGAGGATCCGCGCATCGGGCACCTCATCGGCCTGTCGCTCCAGCGCGCCGCGGCCTACCGCGGGATCGCCAGCGCGCTCGAGGAGGGCGATCCGCGCCGGGCGGTGCTCGAGCGGCTCGCGGCGATCCACCGCGAGGACGGCCTCGGGAAGATGGCGGGGAGCGGCTACGGCGGCGAGCACTGGCTCGCGTCGTTTGCGATCTACCTCCTCACCGACGCCGGGCCCTACGCGGCCTCGCCCGGGGTCCGGCGTTGA